A genomic region of Candidatus Pseudomonas phytovorans contains the following coding sequences:
- a CDS encoding Lrp/AsnC family transcriptional regulator, which translates to MDRTDRKILAELQKDGRLSVTELADRVGLSLSPCHRRLKALEESGAILGYHARLAPSALGLNFAALVFVTLREVTRQPVADFEAALAEIPQIVEAQRLFGDPDYLLHVVAKDLPAFQKLYDEQLTSIPNVKRLSSTLVMKEVIQDRLLPM; encoded by the coding sequence ATGGACCGAACAGATCGAAAGATCCTTGCCGAACTGCAAAAAGATGGGCGGTTGTCGGTAACTGAACTGGCCGATCGCGTAGGGCTCAGCCTGTCGCCCTGCCACCGGCGCTTGAAGGCACTGGAAGAGTCCGGAGCGATTCTGGGCTATCACGCCCGCCTTGCGCCGAGCGCCCTGGGGCTGAACTTTGCCGCGTTGGTATTCGTGACGCTGCGCGAGGTGACCCGGCAGCCGGTGGCGGACTTTGAGGCGGCACTGGCCGAAATCCCGCAGATAGTCGAAGCGCAGCGCCTGTTCGGTGACCCGGACTACCTGTTGCATGTGGTAGCCAAGGACCTGCCGGCCTTTCAAAAGCTGTATGACGAGCAACTGACCAGCATTCCCAATGTGAAGCGGCTGAGCTCGACACTGGTGATGAAGGAAGTGATTCAGGACCGGTTGTTGCCGATGTAG